In Bradyrhizobium sp. 200, the sequence TGCAGCGGCAGGCGGACGTTGGCGTAGCCGCCCGGCATCAATTCGCCGTTCGCATTGTCGAGCGCGAGCTGCATGCGCGTCGTCCCGGAAGATACGTCGACCGATTGCGAGGAGGCTTCCACCGTCGCCGCAAACGTCCGGTTCGGATATTCCGGCATCGTCAGCACCGCCTTGGCGCCGATCCTGATCGCGGGCACGTAGTTCTGCGGCACGTTGACATAGACGCGCAGCTTGGTGATGTCGGAGACGACGAACATTGCAGGGCCGGCGCCGCCGCCGGCATTGATCAGCGCGCCGACGTCGGTTTCGCGCGAGGTGACCACGCCGTCGAACGGCACCGTGATCTTCTTGTAGCCGGCGAGCGCTTCGAGCCGTTCGACATTGGCCTGGCCGGAATTGACGGCGGCCTTCTTGTTGGCGAGATCGGCGGTGCGTTCATCGATCTCCTGCATCGAGACGAAGTTCGAGGCGAGCAGCGTCTTGCGCCGGTTCAAGGTTGCTTCGGACAGCCGCGCGCTGGATTGCTGGCTGGCGAGATCAGCCCTCGCCTGCAGCAATTGCTGGTCGAGATCCGGCGCCTCGATCTCGGCGATCACCTGGCCAGCCTTGACCTTCGCGCCGATGTCGGCGCTCCAGCCCTTCAGGTAGCCGCTGACCCGCGCAAAGATCGGCGCGCGCGAATAGGCTTCCAGCCGACCCGGCAGATCGATGGTTGGACTGAGCGCCTTGCCGCTCGGAAGCGCGACCGCGACGGAGGGAACCGCCTGCGCATCGGTCCATTCCTTGAGCTTCGCGCTGGAATCCTCACGCGCACGAATGCCGGTGGCGACGATCAGTCCCGCCCCGATCAACGCTGCAAGCCCGAAAAGGCCCAGCTTGCGGTGCGAGACCGGCGGGCGCGGTTCAGTGGGCATGCGGGATCTCCGATGGGGCGGCGGCTTCGGCGCCTTGTTTCTTGTGTACCATGCTGAACACCACAGGGACAAACATCAGTGTGGCAATCGTTGCAAAAATCAGGCCGCCGATCACGGCGCGCCCGAGCGGGGCGTTCTGCTCGCCGCCCTCGCCGAGCCCCAGCGCCATCGGCGTCATGCCGATGATCATGGCCAGCGCCGTCATCAGAACGGGGCGGAAGCGGACGAAGCCGGCTTCGAGCGCGGCGGCGACGGGATCGCCGAGCTGTTCGTAGCGTTCGCGGGCGAAGCTGATCACCAGCACGCTGTTGGCGGTGGCCACGCCCATACACATGATCGCGCCGGTCAGCGCCGGCACCGAGAGCGTGGTCTGGGTCGTGAACAACATCCAGACGATGCCGGCAAGCGCCGCCGGCAGCGCCGTGATGATCACGAAAGGATCGGACCAGGACTGGAAGTTCACCACGATCAGGAAATAGATCAGCACCACGGCGGCAAGCAGCCCGAACAGCAGGCCGGAGAAGGCGCTGTTCATGGTCTCGACCTGGCCGAGCAGCACTACCGACGAGCCCTTCGGCACGTCCCTGGCCGTATCAGCAATCGCGGTTCTCACGTCGGCAGCGACCGCGCCGAGGTCGCGGCCCTGCGGCGTCGCAAAGATCTGAACCATCGACTGTATGTCGTACTGGGAAACCACGGCACTCGACGTCGAACGCTTGACGTCCGCAATGCCGCCCAGGATGGGAGACTGCGGGTTGCCGCTGGCGGTGATCGGCAGCGCCTGCAGGGCGCTCAGCGAATCCATCTTGTATTGCGGCGTCTGCATCACGATCGAGTAGGACACGCCATTGTCGGGGTTGAGATAGAAGGTCGGCGCGACCTGCGAACTGCCGGCGAGGTTGACGACGAGGCTGTTGGTGACATCGCGCTCGGTCAGACCGACATATTGCGCCCGCGTG encodes:
- a CDS encoding efflux RND transporter periplasmic adaptor subunit, whose translation is MPTEPRPPVSHRKLGLFGLAALIGAGLIVATGIRAREDSSAKLKEWTDAQAVPSVAVALPSGKALSPTIDLPGRLEAYSRAPIFARVSGYLKGWSADIGAKVKAGQVIAEIEAPDLDQQLLQARADLASQQSSARLSEATLNRRKTLLASNFVSMQEIDERTADLANKKAAVNSGQANVERLEALAGYKKITVPFDGVVTSRETDVGALINAGGGAGPAMFVVSDITKLRVYVNVPQNYVPAIRIGAKAVLTMPEYPNRTFAATVEASSQSVDVSSGTTRMQLALDNANGELMPGGYANVRLPLQRDAVPLHIPASALIFNKDGLRVATVGPDDKVLFKTVTIARDLGREIELASGLAADDRVITAPPDGIADGDQVRVVGADAKGKPTTALEKQDVKG